In the Candidatus Cloacimonas acidaminovorans str. Evry genome, one interval contains:
- a CDS encoding CRTAC1 family protein encodes MKYINLFIFILLAFGCYAITNEEINFLCAKEQFQILAKYDETIQAKVLYGDEEDLQTVLNYSHRANLPELAKQCHKRLALNYNSLEDALQWLILCETEEVDSLTFYNDFSAITEAITDSLDSAVWLYYTKRCSEEELYAKIATTKKYNTIIEAMAKDLIDEISIERNDSLAFNLLNEFEMKYPHSRYRSIALYYKLYHFANRKNWQEMIKALPQRANLDPVSAYIASLFLLSPTFRKDFEGKENLLELAEQYLTLAVSDSEQTLLYDIYSADDWKARVLQQQAKLLFYRIIEPYGLFGDELDIPMLEKNKLKQQQELLAILAQVQFSNNNRGELAEKHFWTAKALLLTGKKTDKQKAAEHLTQCLISGSPRNRYDVEAMALITKLHTDLKIKEEPLKWMRKMMNYKGICFKDKSENAGLNGKGYTRVALADYNSDGFTDILFNGKYLYRNEEKMKFTELTDSAGLANLSSSGGIFADFNKDELLDLVSYSHSAEGRGDQLLKNMDNIRFVNVNERAGDIDDTYPTEAVAWIDIDQKGYPSLYSANYEIWLKRSGFPDYFWKNEGGYFTDKSDAYGFRKPSYTDNPGLPGRGVAPADFDNDGKQEIYVTNYRLSHNFCWQQIDTLFVDVAALYGIAGTYKNGYYGHSIGADWGDYDNDGDLDLFVANLAHPRYIDISDISMLLRNDGLTYRIVEKDTIYYWQFTDVTAQAGIKYDELHSDPLFFDADNDGFLDLFITSVYENERSYLYHNKGDGTFEDVTWLAGARVYNGWGNACADLDRDGLQDLVVGSGNGAKILHNGTITKNKGLFIKPYWKNNIVLLENKAENFAKVPNSPAFGTRVEITVKRPFHKKQKFIRELCSAKGTGSQNAPELHFGIGKAKVIKIRKVEQ; translated from the coding sequence CAAAAGTTTTATATGGAGATGAAGAAGACCTGCAAACGGTTTTGAATTATTCCCATAGAGCAAACTTACCAGAATTGGCAAAACAATGCCATAAGCGTTTAGCGCTAAATTATAACTCTTTGGAAGATGCTTTACAGTGGCTGATTCTCTGTGAAACGGAAGAAGTTGATTCCTTAACCTTCTATAATGATTTTAGTGCTATCACAGAAGCAATAACCGATTCTTTGGATAGTGCTGTTTGGCTTTACTACACAAAAAGATGCAGTGAAGAAGAACTATATGCCAAAATTGCCACAACCAAAAAGTATAACACAATCATTGAAGCAATGGCAAAGGATTTGATTGATGAAATCAGTATTGAGCGCAACGACTCTCTCGCCTTTAATCTGTTGAATGAATTTGAAATGAAATATCCCCATTCCCGCTATCGTTCTATTGCTTTATACTATAAACTTTATCATTTTGCCAACCGTAAAAATTGGCAAGAAATGATAAAGGCACTGCCCCAACGCGCTAATTTAGATCCTGTTTCCGCATATATTGCTTCTCTGTTTTTGCTCTCCCCCACTTTCAGAAAGGATTTTGAAGGTAAAGAAAACCTGCTGGAACTGGCAGAACAATATTTAACATTGGCTGTGTCGGATAGCGAACAAACCTTGCTTTATGATATTTATAGCGCTGATGATTGGAAAGCAAGAGTTTTACAACAACAGGCAAAATTGCTGTTTTATAGGATAATTGAGCCCTACGGACTTTTTGGTGACGAATTGGATATCCCGATGCTGGAGAAAAATAAGCTGAAACAACAACAGGAACTGCTTGCAATACTTGCTCAAGTGCAATTCAGTAACAATAATCGTGGCGAACTGGCAGAAAAACATTTCTGGACAGCTAAAGCATTGCTACTGACAGGAAAGAAAACAGATAAACAAAAAGCGGCAGAACATCTTACCCAATGTTTGATTTCAGGTTCACCCCGTAATAGATATGATGTAGAAGCAATGGCACTGATAACAAAACTGCATACCGACCTTAAAATAAAAGAAGAACCGCTAAAATGGATGCGCAAAATGATGAACTATAAGGGAATCTGCTTTAAAGATAAAAGCGAAAATGCGGGTCTTAACGGCAAAGGATATACACGAGTTGCTTTGGCGGACTATAATTCAGACGGTTTTACGGATATTCTTTTCAACGGCAAATACCTTTATAGAAATGAAGAAAAGATGAAGTTTACAGAGCTAACGGACAGTGCTGGTTTGGCTAATTTGAGTAGCAGTGGAGGCATTTTTGCCGATTTTAATAAAGACGAACTTTTAGATTTGGTTTCCTATAGCCATTCTGCTGAAGGAAGAGGTGACCAGTTGCTGAAAAATATGGATAATATAAGGTTTGTGAATGTGAATGAAAGAGCCGGAGATATTGATGATACTTATCCTACAGAAGCTGTTGCCTGGATTGATATTGACCAAAAAGGTTACCCTTCACTCTATTCTGCCAATTATGAAATCTGGCTGAAGCGGAGCGGTTTTCCGGATTATTTCTGGAAAAACGAGGGTGGCTATTTTACGGATAAAAGTGATGCTTATGGCTTTCGCAAACCCTCTTATACTGATAATCCCGGTTTACCCGGAAGAGGAGTTGCCCCTGCTGATTTTGATAACGATGGAAAACAGGAAATATATGTAACCAACTACCGTTTGAGCCATAATTTCTGCTGGCAACAGATAGATACTCTTTTTGTTGATGTAGCCGCTCTTTACGGCATAGCAGGAACATATAAAAATGGATATTATGGTCACAGCATTGGAGCTGACTGGGGTGATTATGATAATGATGGCGATTTGGATTTGTTTGTTGCTAACCTTGCTCATCCCCGTTATATAGATATTTCCGATATCAGTATGCTCCTGAGGAATGATGGCTTAACTTATAGGATTGTGGAAAAAGACACTATTTACTATTGGCAATTTACCGATGTAACCGCGCAGGCAGGAATAAAATACGACGAATTGCATAGCGATCCTCTTTTCTTTGATGCTGATAATGACGGCTTCCTGGATTTGTTTATCACTTCCGTTTATGAGAATGAACGAAGCTATCTCTATCATAATAAAGGCGATGGCACTTTTGAAGATGTAACCTGGCTTGCTGGAGCCAGGGTTTATAACGGTTGGGGAAATGCCTGTGCAGATTTAGATAGAGATGGTTTACAGGACCTTGTTGTAGGCAGTGGCAATGGAGCTAAGATATTGCATAATGGGACAATAACAAAGAATAAAGGTCTTTTTATTAAGCCCTATTGGAAAAACAATATTGTCTTACTGGAAAATAAAGCGGAGAATTTTGCCAAAGTTCCTAATAGTCCTGCTTTTGGCACCAGGGTGGAAATAACTGTAAAACGGCCTTTTCATAAAAAACAAAAATTTATACGGGAACTTTGCAGTGCCAAAGGAACCGGTTCTCAGAATGCTCCGGAACTGCATTTTGGCATTGGCAAAGCTAAAGTAATCAAGATCAGGAAAGTTGAACAATGA